In Pseudothermotoga hypogea DSM 11164 = NBRC 106472, the following are encoded in one genomic region:
- the priA gene encoding replication restart helicase PriA, producing MAISKVPLRCLYSYKSQEKLEPGERVIVDFHGRKTIGYVVKVSDKPASRELKEILQRLDRVSYLDQSDVEALESISERFFSPPGLLFDLAFPSFIDDYAETVVESLTPLVGFESLPLGEFIKKYGHDALKNQLDKGYIQLKKCFGRKTPRPRVSKWYVVVRNGLKALTRVHDEIEYDVISFLLTNGYATVEQLIESVGVSTKKIKQMQQEGLIELTQFLPVNTENLELAEAQLEPAPRGVTVLSGSTIGERLRSVIAFMKKITDENKSVLILVPFTSLTYMVAGFIRKFLNVTVQVYHARMSRSQRAKVWLDSVGDKTQVVVGTRVAAFLPMRNLGLIVAEESDDDAYYQFEDPVYDALELAETRARLRDIPFVICSSEPRLIDFHRREHLKWLRIPKENLNSDVSIVDVRQSGSILSEDLVESVRKTISEERASVILVRRKGFAPYVVCFACNHVLMCPNCDVALSFHKSQNVFKCHQCGYVRKAQSECPNCGAKALYPKGVGTERVERLLKYHLPGARIVRLESEELEPFEVQEQFLKLQTNEIDVLIGSRIVLQGFGTDRVGLICILDYDGLLSQPDYNTRLRMFQTMRKIRSNFTSARILIQTFQPQDGFLRDVFTVNSEDFYLEELKKRKEVNYPPFCDLVQVILESDLPQTGWELVNYCVRSLEGETVLGPVEHPIFKMAGKYRYHFLIKTKDLRKTLSKFNDVLMKIGKMGWRVFVNPPRLW from the coding sequence TTGGCCATCTCCAAGGTTCCTCTTCGTTGTCTCTACTCTTACAAAAGTCAAGAAAAACTCGAACCGGGTGAACGCGTTATCGTTGATTTTCATGGAAGAAAGACGATAGGTTATGTCGTAAAAGTTTCGGACAAACCCGCCAGCCGTGAGCTCAAGGAGATCCTCCAGAGACTGGATCGGGTAAGTTACTTGGATCAGTCCGATGTTGAAGCACTGGAAAGCATCTCCGAGAGGTTCTTCTCACCACCCGGATTGCTGTTCGACCTCGCTTTTCCCTCCTTCATCGACGACTATGCGGAAACCGTTGTCGAGTCACTCACTCCTTTGGTTGGTTTTGAATCGCTTCCCTTGGGCGAGTTCATCAAGAAATACGGTCACGATGCTCTCAAGAATCAGCTGGATAAGGGTTACATTCAGCTGAAGAAGTGCTTTGGAAGAAAGACACCAAGGCCACGCGTTTCAAAATGGTACGTGGTAGTCAGAAATGGGTTGAAAGCGTTGACACGCGTTCACGATGAAATCGAATACGATGTGATCAGCTTCTTGCTGACGAACGGTTATGCGACCGTTGAACAACTGATCGAATCTGTTGGAGTGAGTACGAAAAAGATCAAGCAGATGCAGCAAGAGGGGCTGATCGAACTCACGCAGTTTCTTCCAGTGAACACAGAAAACCTCGAGCTCGCCGAGGCGCAGTTAGAACCGGCACCAAGAGGTGTGACAGTTCTGAGTGGTTCGACGATAGGAGAGCGCCTGCGCAGTGTGATTGCCTTTATGAAAAAGATCACCGACGAAAACAAGAGTGTCCTGATCTTGGTTCCTTTCACGTCGCTCACGTACATGGTGGCAGGATTCATCAGAAAATTCTTAAACGTGACCGTGCAGGTTTACCATGCCCGAATGTCGAGATCACAGAGAGCCAAAGTGTGGCTGGACTCGGTAGGAGACAAGACACAGGTGGTTGTGGGTACAAGAGTTGCGGCATTTCTTCCAATGAGAAACCTCGGTTTAATCGTCGCAGAGGAGAGCGATGATGATGCGTACTATCAGTTCGAAGATCCAGTTTATGATGCGCTTGAGTTGGCCGAAACGAGAGCCCGACTGAGGGACATTCCTTTCGTGATCTGTTCCTCAGAGCCACGCTTGATAGATTTTCATCGAAGAGAACATCTCAAATGGTTGAGAATTCCGAAAGAGAACCTGAACTCAGATGTTTCCATCGTCGACGTCAGGCAGAGTGGATCGATTCTGTCTGAAGATCTTGTGGAAAGCGTGCGGAAGACGATTTCCGAGGAACGAGCATCTGTGATCCTCGTGCGTCGAAAAGGGTTTGCACCCTACGTGGTATGTTTCGCATGCAACCACGTTCTGATGTGCCCGAACTGCGACGTTGCGCTCAGTTTTCATAAATCGCAGAACGTTTTCAAGTGTCACCAGTGTGGATACGTGAGGAAGGCTCAATCCGAGTGTCCAAACTGCGGGGCAAAAGCGCTCTATCCAAAGGGTGTTGGAACCGAGAGGGTTGAGAGGCTGTTGAAATACCATTTGCCTGGCGCAAGAATCGTGAGACTCGAGTCCGAAGAATTAGAACCTTTTGAAGTTCAGGAGCAGTTCTTGAAGTTGCAAACGAACGAAATAGATGTGCTCATAGGCAGCAGAATTGTGCTCCAGGGTTTCGGTACGGACAGGGTGGGGTTGATCTGCATCCTTGACTACGACGGTTTGCTGAGTCAACCAGATTACAACACCAGGTTGAGGATGTTTCAGACGATGAGAAAGATCCGTAGCAACTTCACTTCTGCCAGGATTTTGATACAAACGTTCCAGCCACAAGACGGCTTTTTGAGGGATGTCTTCACTGTGAACAGCGAAGATTTCTACTTGGAAGAACTCAAGAAGAGAAAAGAGGTGAACTATCCTCCCTTTTGTGACTTGGTTCAGGTGATTCTCGAAAGTGATCTTCCTCAAACGGGATGGGAACTCGTGAACTACTGTGTCAGATCCCTTGAAGGCGAAACCGTCCTCGGGCCTGTGGAGCACCCGATTTTCAAGATGGCCGGCAAATACAGATACCATTTCCTGATCAAGACAAAAGACCTTCGAAAAACTCTGTCCAAATTCAACGATGTTTTGATGAAGATCGGAAAAATGGGATGGAGAGTGTTCGTCAATCCTCCAAGACTGTGGTGA
- the pyrR gene encoding bifunctional pyr operon transcriptional regulator/uracil phosphoribosyltransferase PyrR, which translates to MVKRIKVLGEQDIRRSLLRIAHEILERNRGLEDLVLLGILTRGAYLAERLAGFLKSVEGKPVSVGKLDVGPFRDDEKRTEQDLSEIPFDLHDKIVVLVDDVLFTGRTVRAALDAVSKRGRPRAVQLAVLVDRGHRELPIRADFVGKNLPTSKTRERINVCLKECDGEDAVYIVHLEE; encoded by the coding sequence ATGGTGAAGCGGATAAAAGTCTTGGGCGAGCAAGACATAAGAAGGTCTCTGTTGAGGATCGCACACGAAATTCTCGAGAGGAACCGCGGTCTTGAAGATTTAGTTCTGCTTGGAATCCTGACAAGGGGTGCATACCTTGCCGAGCGCCTCGCAGGCTTCCTCAAATCCGTGGAGGGGAAACCTGTGTCCGTTGGAAAACTCGATGTTGGACCATTCAGGGATGATGAGAAGAGAACCGAGCAGGATTTGAGTGAGATACCTTTCGATCTGCACGATAAGATCGTGGTCCTCGTGGACGACGTTCTGTTCACAGGCAGAACGGTTCGTGCGGCACTCGACGCAGTCTCAAAACGCGGAAGACCGAGAGCAGTTCAACTGGCCGTCCTGGTCGATAGGGGGCACAGAGAACTGCCGATAAGGGCGGACTTCGTTGGTAAGAACTTGCCCACTTCCAAGACGAGAGAGAGAATCAACGTGTGTTTGAAGGAATGTGACGGTGAGGATGCCGTCTACATCGTGCATTTGGAGGAATGA
- the tgt gene encoding tRNA guanosine(34) transglycosylase Tgt has translation MSDRPPSNARPSNFEIVCRTGCARLGRLKTLHGTFETPIFMPVGTNANVKLMRSDDLKRVGASIILSNAYHVAVRPGLEVIELHGGLHNFMAWDGGILTDSGGFQMFSLKNFRKVSDEGVTFVSPYDGSKLFLTPELSMDIQRTLGSDIVMVLDHCPPIDVGYTEALDATRRTHEWAERCLKRGVKEGQLLFAIAQGGAFEDLRRASARYLSEKDFDGFAVGGLSLGEPFEMTLRLAHATVSELPDDRPRYFMGGGSPRTIIELVAIGIDMFDSVYPTRLARHGAALTSEGRLNIKASRYRKDLSPIDHRCDCLVCRNYTRSYIHHLLNRGETLAGMLLTYHNLYYMFRFMERVRESILNGTLEEMRREVAEIYEERRGSPVDVLALDYNGARRHS, from the coding sequence ATGTCAGACAGACCGCCAAGCAACGCGCGGCCATCGAATTTTGAGATAGTTTGCCGCACCGGCTGCGCAAGGTTGGGTAGACTCAAGACGCTGCATGGGACGTTCGAAACTCCGATCTTCATGCCGGTTGGCACCAACGCCAATGTCAAACTCATGAGAAGTGACGATTTGAAGAGGGTCGGTGCGAGCATAATTCTTTCCAACGCCTATCACGTCGCCGTGAGGCCGGGGCTGGAAGTCATAGAACTGCACGGTGGTCTTCACAACTTCATGGCGTGGGACGGTGGAATCCTCACTGACAGTGGAGGATTTCAGATGTTCAGCCTCAAGAACTTCAGAAAAGTTTCCGACGAAGGTGTCACGTTCGTCTCGCCATACGATGGCTCGAAGCTGTTCCTGACTCCAGAGTTGTCCATGGATATCCAGAGAACCCTTGGATCGGACATCGTCATGGTTTTAGATCACTGCCCTCCGATCGATGTGGGCTATACGGAAGCCCTCGATGCCACAAGGAGAACGCACGAGTGGGCAGAAAGGTGTCTGAAGCGCGGGGTTAAAGAAGGACAGTTGTTGTTCGCGATCGCACAGGGTGGAGCATTTGAGGATCTCAGGAGAGCCAGTGCGAGGTATCTCTCAGAAAAGGATTTCGACGGTTTTGCCGTGGGAGGTTTGAGTCTGGGTGAACCTTTCGAAATGACGCTTCGACTCGCTCATGCCACGGTTTCAGAACTGCCGGATGACAGGCCCAGATACTTCATGGGTGGAGGTTCTCCAAGAACGATAATAGAGCTTGTAGCAATCGGAATCGACATGTTCGACAGTGTCTATCCCACGAGGTTAGCTCGTCACGGGGCCGCTCTGACTTCAGAGGGTAGATTGAACATCAAGGCTTCGCGGTACAGGAAAGATCTCTCACCCATAGATCATCGTTGTGACTGTCTCGTTTGCCGAAATTACACAAGATCCTACATTCACCATTTGTTGAACAGGGGTGAAACACTCGCGGGAATGTTGTTGACCTACCACAATTTGTACTACATGTTCAGATTCATGGAACGTGTGAGAGAATCTATACTGAACGGTACACTGGAGGAAATGAGGAGGGAGGTGGCTGAAATTTATGAAGAGCGTCGTGGTAGTCCTGTTGACGTTCTTGCTCTTGACTACAATGGTGCTCGCCGACATAGTTGA
- a CDS encoding cyclodeaminase/cyclohydrolase family protein has product MSFEKMQIRDFVEKVADKSPTPGGGAVSAVVACLAAALNEMVAQLTLGREDYAEWHAEMERVIEEMEEIRHVLLELADADAEAFDEVMNAYKLPKGTEEEKEKRKKSIQEALKRAAHVPYEICRCCRDIVKAAHVVAKWGNVNAISDAVSAAEMAHGAFQSAKANVLINLKSIKDEAFVENMKHELRTFTGEVEGELENVRQTAKQRAAIEF; this is encoded by the coding sequence ATGAGTTTTGAGAAGATGCAGATCAGAGATTTTGTGGAGAAGGTGGCTGACAAGAGCCCAACACCCGGCGGAGGTGCGGTGAGTGCGGTGGTGGCATGTCTGGCTGCCGCGCTCAACGAGATGGTCGCCCAGTTGACACTCGGCCGGGAAGACTATGCTGAATGGCATGCGGAAATGGAACGCGTGATCGAGGAAATGGAAGAAATCAGGCACGTTTTGCTCGAACTTGCAGACGCGGATGCCGAGGCGTTCGATGAAGTGATGAACGCCTACAAGTTGCCCAAGGGCACCGAGGAAGAAAAAGAAAAGAGAAAAAAGTCTATACAGGAAGCCCTGAAACGCGCGGCACACGTTCCGTACGAGATCTGCAGATGCTGCAGGGACATCGTCAAAGCGGCTCATGTGGTCGCAAAATGGGGAAACGTCAACGCAATATCCGATGCAGTGAGCGCGGCCGAAATGGCTCACGGTGCGTTCCAGTCTGCGAAGGCCAACGTCTTAATAAACCTGAAGTCGATAAAGGACGAAGCCTTCGTTGAGAATATGAAACACGAGCTCAGGACCTTCACGGGAGAGGTGGAGGGAGAGCTGGAGAATGTCAGACAGACCGCCAAGCAACGCGCGGCCATCGAATTTTGA
- the deoC gene encoding deoxyribose-phosphate aldolase: MSTLEEKIEERIIEFQRNYKFELPQRAILAQEVVSAIEHTLLRPTATEEEIDRLCDEAVQYGFYGVCVNPVYVKRAVEKLKDTSVKVVSVVGFPLGANTQYCKAREAEELVRLGVDELDMVLNISMMKSKDYKYVYEDIKSVVEASQGKSVKVIIETCYLTEEEKIAACVIAKLAGAKFVKTSTGFGPSGATVEDVHLMKWCVPELGVKASGGIKSYEQAVKMLLAGASRIGTSSGVNIAKEGVSK; this comes from the coding sequence TTGAGTACCCTCGAGGAAAAAATCGAGGAAAGGATAATCGAGTTTCAGAGGAACTACAAATTCGAACTTCCACAGCGAGCAATCCTTGCTCAGGAGGTCGTTTCGGCGATAGAGCACACACTCTTGAGACCCACGGCCACAGAGGAGGAGATAGACAGGCTCTGCGATGAGGCGGTCCAGTATGGTTTCTACGGCGTGTGCGTCAATCCCGTCTACGTTAAACGAGCCGTGGAGAAGTTGAAAGACACCAGTGTCAAAGTGGTGAGCGTGGTGGGTTTCCCACTGGGTGCCAACACTCAGTACTGCAAAGCGAGGGAAGCTGAGGAATTGGTCAGGCTTGGTGTGGATGAGCTCGACATGGTTTTGAACATCTCGATGATGAAATCCAAAGATTACAAGTACGTCTACGAAGACATCAAGTCAGTTGTGGAGGCGAGCCAGGGCAAGTCAGTAAAAGTCATCATCGAGACATGTTATTTGACAGAGGAAGAAAAAATCGCGGCGTGCGTGATCGCGAAGCTTGCCGGAGCTAAGTTCGTCAAGACTTCGACGGGCTTTGGACCAAGCGGTGCGACTGTCGAAGATGTACACCTCATGAAGTGGTGCGTGCCGGAACTTGGAGTCAAGGCGTCTGGTGGGATAAAGAGCTATGAACAAGCGGTCAAAATGTTGCTCGCGGGTGCCAGCAGGATCGGAACGAGTTCTGGGGTGAACATAGCGAAAGAGGGGGTCTCAAAATGA
- a CDS encoding HDIG domain-containing metalloprotein, whose amino-acid sequence MLDRNAALDLLNEHVKTKNLVKHCIAVEAIMKALATRFNQNAELWALAGLLHDLDYEYTKDKPDLHGLKTVEILESYDVPKEVLDAILAHCEKKERETLMEQAIYVADPTSGFIVAAALITPEKSLSVIDVDFLNRRFKEKLFAKGANRQQMMECEKMGLSLNEFFEISLEAMKAISKDLGL is encoded by the coding sequence ATGCTTGATAGGAATGCGGCTTTGGACCTTCTCAACGAACATGTGAAAACCAAGAACCTGGTGAAGCACTGCATCGCAGTGGAAGCCATCATGAAAGCTCTGGCAACAAGGTTCAATCAGAACGCAGAACTTTGGGCTCTGGCAGGTTTGCTGCACGATCTGGATTACGAATACACGAAGGACAAACCCGACCTGCACGGACTGAAAACGGTGGAGATCCTCGAATCCTATGATGTCCCCAAAGAAGTGCTGGATGCGATCCTTGCGCATTGCGAGAAAAAGGAACGTGAGACGCTGATGGAGCAGGCCATCTACGTGGCTGACCCGACCTCCGGTTTCATTGTGGCGGCTGCGTTGATCACTCCCGAAAAGTCACTGTCGGTGATAGACGTCGATTTTTTAAATCGACGGTTCAAAGAAAAACTGTTTGCGAAGGGGGCCAACAGACAGCAAATGATGGAATGCGAGAAGATGGGGCTGTCATTGAACGAGTTCTTCGAAATTTCACTGGAAGCGATGAAGGCGATAAGCAAGGACCTCGGCCTGTAA
- the radC gene encoding RadC family protein, giving the protein MRPRERMKMAGPESLSDVELLAIILRTGREGKNVNELAQEIMDRFDSSLRSLCNASLEEIAALDGVGLAKAASIKAAFELGKRLYAELSKPRTLLNSPSAIFEFCHEMRFYEKEIARVLLLDSKLSLITYSDVTVGTNNQTLLHPRDVFRLAVRANANALILVHNHPSGDPSPSRDDERVTLSIAEAGKILGIKLIDHVIVGRENYYSFRAAGKISED; this is encoded by the coding sequence CTGAGACCGCGTGAAAGGATGAAGATGGCAGGCCCAGAGAGTTTGTCCGACGTGGAACTTCTCGCGATCATCTTGAGAACAGGTAGAGAAGGTAAAAATGTGAATGAACTTGCACAGGAAATCATGGACAGATTCGACAGTTCTTTGAGATCCCTCTGTAACGCTTCACTCGAAGAGATCGCAGCCCTCGATGGGGTTGGACTGGCAAAAGCGGCCAGCATCAAGGCGGCATTCGAACTTGGAAAGCGCCTTTACGCGGAGCTTTCGAAACCCCGCACGCTTCTGAACAGCCCCTCTGCGATCTTTGAGTTCTGCCACGAGATGAGATTCTACGAAAAAGAGATCGCACGCGTTCTGTTGCTCGACAGCAAGCTTTCTTTGATAACTTACAGTGATGTCACGGTGGGTACAAACAACCAGACCCTTCTTCATCCAAGGGACGTTTTCCGACTCGCGGTGCGGGCCAACGCAAACGCGCTCATCCTCGTTCACAACCATCCTTCTGGCGATCCCTCGCCAAGCAGAGATGACGAGCGAGTCACGTTGAGTATTGCTGAAGCTGGGAAAATCCTGGGCATAAAGCTCATAGATCACGTCATCGTTGGCAGGGAGAATTATTACAGCTTCAGAGCAGCTGGAAAGATCAGCGAAGATTGA
- a CDS encoding Maf family protein — translation MRMILDEFEIIAPDIEESKFSTPQETAEKLALMKAIKVFEQNKDAIVIAADTVVDLDGEILAKPSNEIEAREQLLKLMKRWHLVHTAVAIASESEVWLKLKTAKVKFREVPIDFVSMYASKHSLDKAGSYGLQDIGAVFVESVIGDPYVVVGLPVYEVWSYLRSREVLAC, via the coding sequence ATGAGAATGATTCTCGATGAGTTCGAAATCATCGCTCCAGATATAGAAGAGTCCAAGTTTTCGACACCTCAGGAGACGGCGGAAAAGCTCGCCTTGATGAAGGCAATCAAAGTCTTCGAGCAGAACAAGGATGCCATTGTCATAGCCGCCGACACGGTGGTCGACCTCGACGGTGAGATACTCGCCAAGCCATCAAACGAGATTGAAGCTCGCGAGCAACTCCTCAAACTCATGAAACGATGGCATCTGGTGCACACGGCTGTGGCGATAGCGAGTGAGTCCGAAGTCTGGCTTAAATTGAAGACCGCGAAGGTCAAATTCAGAGAGGTTCCCATAGATTTCGTCTCCATGTATGCTTCTAAGCACTCACTGGACAAAGCCGGTTCTTATGGGCTCCAGGATATCGGTGCAGTCTTCGTCGAGTCCGTCATCGGCGATCCTTATGTCGTGGTGGGTTTACCAGTCTATGAGGTGTGGAGTTATCTTCGCTCGAGGGAGGTTCTTGCGTGCTGA
- a CDS encoding Gx transporter family protein, with product MSSRKLALISSLASLGSVIYFLETFIPFPLPFGRWGLSNLVVLIAVVLYDWQTVFAVSLLKSVVSALITGQLFSIVSLMSIAGSITAAACEYITFRTSIFGLTGVSVLGSVANNVAQSIVGAVSIKSWSFLLVLPHMLILGVPGAVLNAYLTERVVKRAKNSFGLNVAQKVTNNENDSR from the coding sequence GTGAGCTCTCGAAAACTGGCGCTGATTTCATCTCTTGCTTCATTGGGCAGTGTCATTTATTTTCTCGAGACCTTCATTCCGTTCCCCCTGCCGTTTGGCCGGTGGGGATTATCGAACCTGGTGGTTCTGATCGCCGTGGTTCTCTACGACTGGCAAACTGTCTTCGCAGTGAGTTTGCTGAAGAGCGTCGTGAGCGCACTTATCACAGGACAGCTTTTCAGCATCGTCTCCTTGATGTCCATCGCGGGTTCCATCACGGCAGCCGCATGTGAATACATCACTTTTCGTACCTCTATCTTCGGTTTGACGGGCGTCAGTGTTCTTGGCAGTGTTGCGAACAACGTTGCTCAGTCGATCGTTGGTGCGGTGAGTATAAAAAGCTGGTCCTTTCTACTGGTACTTCCTCACATGCTGATCCTCGGTGTACCGGGAGCAGTTCTCAACGCGTACTTGACTGAAAGAGTGGTGAAGCGTGCGAAGAATAGTTTTGGCCTCAACGTCGCCCAGAAGGTTACGAATAATGAGAATGATTCTCGATGA
- a CDS encoding NusG domain II-containing protein: MNRRGKLFKKYDLLLVIVIVVGFFVFYSTRSREGQSIEVFVEGKLFMQITKPGTYELHDGDKYLMKVVFNGQKVHVEDSNCPLKICERTGNVGPGGTIICVPNKVLIKFRTNVDTAVDVMTW, from the coding sequence ATGAACAGGCGAGGTAAACTCTTCAAAAAATACGATCTGCTTTTGGTCATCGTGATCGTAGTTGGTTTTTTCGTGTTCTATTCGACGAGGTCGCGTGAAGGTCAGTCAATCGAAGTCTTTGTTGAAGGAAAGTTGTTTATGCAGATCACAAAGCCCGGCACTTACGAACTCCACGATGGTGATAAATACTTGATGAAAGTGGTTTTCAATGGTCAGAAAGTTCACGTGGAAGATTCGAACTGTCCTTTGAAAATTTGTGAGAGAACTGGAAACGTTGGACCTGGTGGGACAATCATATGTGTTCCAAACAAAGTGTTGATAAAGTTCAGGACAAACGTTGATACAGCGGTGGACGTGATGACCTGGTGA
- a CDS encoding FAD:protein FMN transferase: MWKRDSKNILKLDKRILLVGVSLLVVLLALFLTSFFKAPPSYYELDGFTLGTYCRIVVSSKKNSKVLAQVIFNELERIYKKYNPNDPNSVVSKINASDDWVDVDEETFVLLDAAVRFSKLTEGSFDPTLGELIQLWGFDRIAEKLPSRVPTSEEINEALKRVGVDKLELDFQRRRVRLLHGAKLDLGGIAKGYALDRAYQVAKEVDKDCTGFVEAGGDIRILGPKFGSRPWVVGVRDPRNAGSAIAYLYLTSGAVATSGDYERYFEAEGVRYHHILDPKTGFPARGAISVTVVADNAVTADALSTAGFVMGAQWEYVVLEFPKLGGSVLMVTEEGSIRRSATMVVYEQAR, translated from the coding sequence GTGTGGAAGAGAGATAGTAAGAATATTCTGAAACTTGATAAAAGAATCCTGCTGGTTGGTGTATCGCTTTTGGTCGTGTTGCTAGCCCTTTTTCTTACCTCCTTCTTCAAGGCACCGCCGAGTTACTACGAATTGGACGGTTTCACGTTGGGAACGTACTGCAGGATCGTCGTTTCATCGAAGAAAAACTCCAAAGTCCTGGCGCAGGTCATATTCAACGAGCTGGAAAGAATATACAAAAAGTACAACCCGAACGATCCAAACAGTGTCGTGAGCAAGATAAACGCCTCAGATGACTGGGTTGACGTCGACGAGGAAACCTTTGTTCTGCTCGATGCGGCTGTTCGCTTCAGCAAGCTCACAGAAGGATCATTTGATCCAACCTTAGGTGAGTTGATTCAACTCTGGGGTTTCGACAGGATCGCAGAGAAGCTGCCCAGCAGGGTACCGACGTCAGAGGAGATCAACGAAGCACTGAAGCGCGTTGGCGTTGACAAATTGGAACTGGACTTTCAGAGAAGAAGAGTACGTCTCCTCCACGGCGCGAAGCTGGATCTGGGAGGGATAGCGAAGGGATACGCTTTGGACAGGGCGTACCAAGTGGCCAAAGAGGTTGACAAAGACTGCACAGGTTTCGTCGAGGCGGGTGGAGATATCAGAATACTCGGTCCGAAATTTGGTTCCAGACCCTGGGTCGTTGGTGTGAGAGATCCGAGAAATGCAGGTTCCGCCATAGCTTATCTGTACCTCACATCCGGGGCAGTTGCGACTTCGGGCGATTACGAAAGGTACTTCGAGGCCGAAGGGGTTCGTTACCACCACATCCTCGATCCAAAGACTGGCTTTCCAGCGAGAGGAGCCATCTCAGTCACCGTGGTTGCAGACAATGCCGTCACTGCGGATGCTCTCTCGACAGCTGGTTTCGTGATGGGGGCCCAGTGGGAATACGTAGTGCTCGAGTTTCCAAAACTCGGTGGTAGCGTCCTGATGGTGACGGAAGAAGGATCGATCCGTCGTTCAGCGACGATGGTTGTCTATGAACAGGCGAGGTAA
- the amrS gene encoding AmmeMemoRadiSam system radical SAM enzyme, producing the protein MQRMALYFSTLENNKIKCELCPHHCVLEDGQVGFCLTRRNQDGAMETLNYGQITSIALDPIEKKPLFHFNPSEMILSVGTFGCNMKCPFCQNWEISQQVAPTKSVSPQQLVSIAHSRGSRGIAYTYNEPFVWYEFVLDTSRVAAKEGLYNVLVTNGMIEREPLKLLLQSIHAMNIDLKAFDEKIYAKLGGDLKAVLRTIEMCVEANVHVEITTLIVPGVNDDLSHLEKEFQWISALDKSIPLHLSRYYPNYKYHAPATSPALLIEAYRLARKYLDFVYIGNLWDPEYEKTVCPNCGTVSIVRRGYDVEIVGLDDEGRCSKCGREIVRIF; encoded by the coding sequence GTGCAGAGGATGGCTCTTTATTTCTCCACTTTGGAGAACAACAAAATCAAATGTGAGCTGTGTCCCCATCACTGTGTGCTCGAAGACGGACAGGTTGGCTTCTGCCTCACCCGTCGCAACCAAGACGGGGCGATGGAAACGCTGAATTACGGCCAGATAACTTCCATTGCGCTGGATCCGATAGAGAAAAAGCCACTTTTTCATTTCAACCCCTCAGAGATGATCCTCTCGGTCGGGACGTTCGGCTGCAACATGAAGTGCCCCTTCTGCCAGAATTGGGAGATCTCACAGCAGGTCGCACCAACGAAGAGTGTGTCACCTCAACAACTGGTCTCGATAGCGCACAGCAGGGGTTCACGTGGAATAGCCTACACCTACAACGAGCCGTTCGTGTGGTACGAGTTTGTACTCGACACCTCGAGGGTTGCAGCCAAAGAAGGCCTGTACAACGTTCTCGTGACGAACGGTATGATAGAGAGAGAGCCGCTCAAACTGCTTCTGCAATCCATCCATGCGATGAACATCGATCTGAAAGCCTTCGACGAAAAGATTTACGCGAAGCTCGGTGGGGATCTCAAAGCGGTGCTGAGAACGATAGAAATGTGTGTAGAAGCAAACGTTCACGTCGAGATCACCACGCTGATCGTGCCCGGTGTGAACGATGATTTGAGCCACTTAGAGAAAGAATTCCAATGGATATCGGCTCTGGACAAATCGATACCGTTGCACCTTTCCAGATACTATCCGAACTATAAGTACCATGCGCCTGCAACGTCACCCGCGTTGCTTATAGAAGCTTACAGGCTCGCCCGAAAGTACCTCGATTTCGTCTACATCGGTAACCTGTGGGACCCGGAGTACGAAAAGACCGTATGTCCGAACTGTGGGACGGTATCGATAGTTCGAAGAGGTTACGATGTCGAAATCGTTGGACTGGACGATGAAGGAAGGTGTAGCAAGTGTGGAAGAGAGATAGTAAGAATATTCTGA